One Aethina tumida isolate Nest 87 chromosome 5, icAetTumi1.1, whole genome shotgun sequence genomic window carries:
- the LOC109595627 gene encoding stearoyl-CoA desaturase — protein sequence MAPRIPETESSEPKSPGYYSGKLAHEIGTDPNYRHKWYKKSMAFHGLVHLSALYGLYLCATCIQLNTFLWTFALGMLSGESITMGAHRLYSHRSFKASFSLRLALNIFQLLSGQNSMYTWVRDHRLHHKFSDTDADPHNAERGFFFSHMGWLMTKKHPAVKEKYKTIDMSDLEADEIVMFQYKYFLPLYFLFSIFIPMAVPIYFFGESFWTSLFVCYFMRYCLSLNVTWTVNSLAHMFGYKPFDKYIKPCENWFVSFIALGEGWHNYHHAFPWDYKASEYGVKINLTTHLINMLAYFGHAHGLRTASDTIIASRIQRTGESSDKTSADELPKDVNEEVVLATSTLGY from the exons ATGGCTCCACGAATTCCGGAAACCGAGTCGTCGGAACCAAAATCGCCCGGCTACTATTCCGGCAAGCTCGCCCACGAAATCGGCACCGATCCGAACTACAGACACAAATGGTACAAGAAGTCCATGGCCTTCCACGGCCTGGTCCACCTTTCCGCCCTCTACGGGCTCTACCTTTGCGCCACGTGCATCCAACTGAACACCTTCCTGTGGA CTTTCGCCTTGGGCATGCTGTCCGGCGAATCCATCACCATGGGGGCCCACAGGTTGTACTCGCACAGATCATTCAAGGCCAGCTTCTCGTTGAGGTTGGCGCTTAACATCTTCCAACTGCTGTCAGGACAGAACTCGATGTACACGTGGGTGAGGGATCATAGACTGCACCACAAGTTCTCGGACACGGATGCGGATCCGCACAATGCCGAAAGGGGTTTCTTCTTCTCGCACATGGGATGGCTGATGACCAAGAAGCATCCGGCCGTCAAGGAGAAGTACAAGACCATCGACATGTCCGATTTGGAGGCCGACGAAATCGTCATGTTTCAATACAA aTACTTCCTGCCTTTGTACTTCCTGTTTTCGATCTTCATCCCCATGGCTGTGCCCATATATTTCTTCGGTGAATCGTTTTGGACTAGTCTTTTTGTCTGCTACTTCATGAGGTACTGCCTGTCGCTTAATGTCACCTGGACGGTCAACAGTCTTGCCCACATGTTTGGATACAAGCCTTTCGACAA atacatTAAACCATGTGAGAATTGGTTCGTCTCCTTCATCGCTTTGGGTGAGGGTTGGCACAACTACCACCACGCGTTCCCGTGGGACTACAAGGCGTCCGAATACGGGGTGAAGATCAACCTGACCACACATCTGATCAACATGTTGGCCTATTTCGGACACGCCCACGGTCTGCGTACCGCATCGGACACCATCATCGCCAGCAGGATACAAAGAACGGGTGAATCGAGCGACAAAACCTCGGCAGACGAGTTGCCCAAGGACGTGAACGAGGAGGTCGTACTCGCGACGTCCACGTTGGGATATTGA
- the LOC109595633 gene encoding acyl-CoA Delta-9 desaturase-like, which yields MSPRSPDLQLQNEYIGKLATEIGTDPKYKHRWYMPAVVFFAIFHVIGIYGAYLTLTKMRLITFAYGYTLGVLSGLSVTLGAHRLYAHKSYKASKAVQIVVNTLHVVAGQNSMLTWVRDHRLHHKYSDTDADPHNSNRGFFFCHMGWLMMRKHPAVKAKLKTIDLSDLKENNIVMFYYKYFIPLYILLVFATSSIPVIYFGESWMDTLITVYVFRYLLTLHFAWTVNSFAHLNGNRPYDKYLQPVENWWVSFLVMGEGWHNYHHAFPYDYKTGEYGVGPNVTAKVIDALAYVGHAWDLRTAPEESVLNRIQKRGDGTHKLSLSKFTQN from the exons ATGTCTCCACGCAGTCCCGATTTGCAGCTGCAGAATGAGTACATCGGAAAGTTGGCCACCGAAATTGGTACGGATCCGAAGTACAAGCATCGGTGGTACATGCCTGCTGTTGTGTTCTTTGCGATTTTTCACGTAATCGGAATTTACGGTGCTTATTTGACCCTCACCAAGATGAGACTTATTACCTTCGCCTACG GTTACACTTTGGGTGTTTTATCTGGACTCTCGGTGACACTCGGTGCTCACAGACTGTACGCCCACAAATCATACAAAGCTTCCAAAGCAGTGCAAATAGTAGTAAACACCCTCCACGTAGTCGCTGGACAA AACTCAATGTTGACCTGGGTGAGAGATCACAGACTACATCACAAATATTCTGACACCGATGCCGACCCCCACAATTCCAACAGGGGCTTCTTTTTCTGTCACATGGGATGGCTGATGATGAGGAAACATCCGGCCGTCAAAGCCAAATTGAAGACGATCGATTTAAGTGATCTGAAGGAGAACAATATCGTCATGTTCTACTACAA gtattttatacCGTTGTACATTCTTTTGGTCTTTGCCACTTCATCGATTCccgtaatttattttggagAGTCCTGGATGGATACTTTAATAACTGTGTATGTGTTCAGATATTTGCTTACTTTGCACTTCGCTTGGACGGTCAACAGTTTTGCCCACCTCAATGGAAATAGACCCTATGATAA ATATTTACAGCCCGTCGAGAATTGGTGGGTGTCGTTTTTGGTGATGGGCGAAGGTTGGCACAACTACCATCACGCATTCCCCTACGATTATAAGACGGGCGAGTACGGTGTCGGACCCAACGTCACCGCCAAAGTGATCGACGCATTGGCGTATGTGGGTCACGCTTGGGACCTAAGGACGGCACCGGAAGAATCCGTGTTGAACAGAATACAGAAGAGAGGAGACGGCACACACAAACTTAGTCTTAGTAAATTCACCcagaattaa